A genomic stretch from Mesoaciditoga lauensis cd-1655R = DSM 25116 includes:
- a CDS encoding ABC transporter permease → MSQKNGTFWFKFIEHREYVLIIAIVLLFLIMLFFAPNFTTLGNLEQILIVSAGLTVGAIGMTMIIITAGIDVSAGAILGTSASVFATMLSAGHPTFSIFATLVTGSALGALNGFFIAFVGIPPIIVTLGSMSIFRAIDFSYLHGKWISNFSNPFAFLGQGSFLGIPVQLISIVILLIIFTYIFRKTPFGRNIYAIGGNVSASKYYGVPVKSTLFIIYMLAGLLYAFVAIVETSRTSIVQTSTGAGWELEIIAATILGGTNILGGSGSAIGSFLGAFFIASIESALVFLNTPPIYNDGILGVLLILAVITDFLKIKLKGAEENV, encoded by the coding sequence ATGAGTCAAAAAAATGGCACATTCTGGTTTAAGTTTATAGAACATCGTGAATATGTATTAATAATAGCCATAGTTTTATTATTTTTAATAATGCTTTTTTTTGCTCCTAATTTTACAACTTTAGGCAATTTGGAACAAATTTTGATAGTGTCAGCTGGTTTAACAGTTGGAGCAATTGGCATGACAATGATAATAATAACAGCTGGAATTGACGTGTCAGCTGGAGCCATATTAGGAACGTCTGCCTCCGTATTTGCTACGATGTTGTCGGCAGGACACCCAACATTTAGTATTTTTGCCACTTTAGTTACAGGAAGTGCCCTTGGAGCCCTCAATGGTTTTTTTATAGCTTTTGTTGGCATACCACCTATAATTGTCACGTTGGGAAGTATGAGCATTTTTAGGGCAATCGATTTTTCTTACCTTCATGGGAAATGGATATCTAACTTTTCTAATCCTTTTGCTTTTCTAGGACAAGGAAGTTTTCTTGGAATTCCTGTACAATTGATATCAATAGTGATCTTGTTGATCATCTTCACATATATTTTTCGAAAAACTCCTTTTGGAAGAAACATATATGCTATTGGAGGAAATGTATCTGCAAGCAAGTATTACGGAGTTCCTGTCAAAAGTACGTTATTTATTATTTACATGTTGGCAGGTCTTCTATATGCTTTTGTTGCCATTGTAGAAACATCGAGAACTAGCATAGTGCAAACCTCAACAGGAGCGGGGTGGGAACTTGAAATAATAGCTGCCACAATTCTTGGAGGAACGAACATTTTAGGTGGTTCCGGAAGTGCTATTGGAAGTTTTTTGGGAGCTTTTTTTATTGCCAGTATTGAAAGTGCGCTGGTTTTTCTTAATACTCCTCCTATTTATAACGATGGCATCCTTGGAGTGTTGCTAATTCTTGCTGTAATAACTGATTTTCTAAAGATAAAACTCAAGGGGGCTGAAGAAAATGTTTAA
- a CDS encoding ABC transporter permease, which produces MFNSLFKKREFALLITLASLVAIFSLFIPTFRTLYNLSASTVYSVTLGLLGLGEFFVILSGNGGIDLSIGSILSMSAMTVGSLIGRHGWSITPAVLVAILVGGVAGLFNGILISIFELPALMVTLATMYLYSSIALTLSFVKVYGTFGNPMPISNFPDSFFFLGQSTILGIPFQVIVFLVPILILSYIVMEHTTYGQQLYALGSGDKVSLYTGIPIKKIRISVYVISGLLAGLAAVIMTSHIASSRPDLGAGYNLLAITIAVLGGVDIFGGRGTIVGLILADAIVTVLYNALQLVNTNSLWQDGILGIILIGSAVINNLDTIKYTFHIKKE; this is translated from the coding sequence ATGTTTAATAGCCTTTTTAAAAAAAGGGAATTTGCCCTTCTCATAACATTAGCATCTTTGGTAGCCATATTTTCCTTATTTATACCAACGTTTAGAACTCTGTATAATTTATCAGCTTCTACAGTATACAGCGTGACATTAGGATTATTAGGATTAGGAGAGTTCTTTGTCATTTTATCTGGAAATGGAGGAATTGATCTCTCAATAGGTTCTATTTTGAGCATGTCAGCTATGACAGTAGGAAGCTTAATTGGCAGACATGGCTGGAGTATAACCCCAGCAGTGCTTGTAGCCATTTTAGTGGGCGGCGTAGCCGGTTTATTCAACGGAATTTTAATATCTATTTTTGAGTTGCCAGCCCTAATGGTGACACTAGCTACTATGTATTTGTATTCTTCTATTGCTTTAACACTATCATTTGTAAAGGTTTATGGTACTTTTGGAAATCCAATGCCAATCTCTAACTTCCCGGATAGTTTCTTTTTCCTTGGACAATCAACTATTTTAGGCATTCCATTTCAAGTTATTGTTTTTCTAGTGCCAATATTGATCCTTTCATACATTGTAATGGAGCACACAACTTATGGACAACAGCTTTATGCTTTAGGTTCCGGTGATAAGGTTAGCTTATATACAGGCATACCAATAAAAAAAATAAGAATATCTGTTTACGTTATATCTGGACTATTAGCGGGTTTGGCTGCCGTGATCATGACCTCTCATATAGCAAGTAGCAGACCGGATTTGGGAGCTGGATACAATCTTCTGGCAATAACCATTGCGGTTTTAGGAGGAGTAGATATTTTTGGAGGAAGAGGCACAATTGTTGGGTTGATTTTGGCAGACGCGATTGTTACAGTTCTCTATAATGCTTTGCAATTGGTCAATACCAATAGTTTGTGGCAGGATGGAATTTTAGGAATAATTTTAATTGGAAGTGCTGTTATAAATAATTTAGATACGATCAAGTACACATTTCACATCAAGAAAGAGTAG
- a CDS encoding L-ribulose-5-phosphate 4-epimerase translates to MFNGLKQELYSAHMKLEKYGLVSYTSGNISVKKGEYVVIKPSGIPYDELSPNDFIVVNLDGKIVEGNKKPSVDTSTHLYIYRSRPEFNTIIHTHSPYASAFALLNEAIPVYSTAHADLFGVEIPVSAYAPVGSEAIGKAALNVLNKAGVVLLSHHGVLVFGKSISESLRKAVFLEEVAKTAYLARTMGTPTFIPSEEALKLYEFHHKHYGQKK, encoded by the coding sequence TTGTTTAATGGTCTTAAACAAGAATTGTACAGTGCTCACATGAAGCTTGAGAAGTATGGCCTTGTTTCATATACGAGCGGAAATATAAGTGTAAAAAAAGGGGAATATGTTGTCATAAAACCATCTGGTATTCCATATGATGAGTTAAGTCCAAACGATTTCATTGTTGTGAATCTTGATGGCAAAATTGTTGAAGGAAACAAGAAACCCTCTGTAGATACATCAACTCATCTTTATATTTATAGAAGCAGGCCTGAATTCAATACCATAATTCATACACATTCTCCATATGCATCTGCTTTTGCGCTTCTAAATGAAGCAATACCAGTCTACAGCACTGCTCATGCGGATCTTTTTGGAGTTGAAATTCCTGTAAGTGCATATGCACCCGTAGGATCTGAAGCAATTGGAAAAGCAGCTCTAAATGTTCTCAACAAAGCAGGGGTCGTATTGCTAAGTCATCATGGTGTTCTTGTCTTCGGTAAAAGTATAAGTGAATCACTTAGAAAAGCAGTGTTTCTTGAGGAAGTTGCCAAAACTGCATATTTAGCTCGAACCATGGGTACACCTACGTTCATTCCTTCTGAGGAAGCCTTAAAGTTATACGAATTCCATCACAAGCATTACGGCCAAAAAAAGTGA